The region ATCCTTTTTCAATGACCAGGATGAAATAGAAACTATGCCGGTGCAAGGGCTGAACCATATCTTCTCCAGCCAGTAGTTCCTCCAACCTGCGGACAATAATAGGGCCTAAGTCCGCTGAATTACTTGTATCGGTGTGTCCTTGTCGTACCGGTATCGTATCCATGATGAAAAAACAGATGACACTTGTAAAGATACTTTATTCACTATTGGTTAAACAGCGACTCGATTTAGCACTTAGCCCATATTAATCGTTTACGAAGAATCTCCAATTCTAGCGAGCTAACGCATTCTCGCAAAAGGCTCCTGCCTGAGACGTGTGTATTTCGGAGTAAACTGACCCACCTGTTTCGGATGTAGTTGACCCACCCATTTCGGGCCAAACTGACCCACCCCGCCCGCTGAGCAGGAGCCGCCTAATCACCGTAGTTTCGGAACAAATTGACCCTCCGAACCTATGGCCAACCAGCGTCTTCCTATGCACCTACTCCGTCAGATTCTGCTTCTCCAGCAGCAACATAAGTCTATCCGGGATATTGCCCGTTCGCTAGGCCTGGCTCGCAATACCGTCCGGGGCTACCTGCGCATGCTTCCCGATCCGGCAACGCTTTCCCTCCCGCAACTCTCCGACCAACAGTTGGATGAGCTGGTACAAAGTCGTCCGCCTGCGCCCTCACCCGACGCCCCCCTAACTATTCTTCAACAACGATTCGCTCAGATTGACCGCGAACTGACCCGACCCGGCGTTACCCGGTATAGTCTTTGGCTGGATTACAAAGCCGAACATCCCAACGGCTATCAGTATACGCAGTTCTGCCACTATTATCAGCTTTGGAGCCAGCGGCAGCAGACCAGCATGCACATTGAGCACAAAGCGGGCGACAAACTCTTCGTCGACTTTGCGGGCAAGCGGCTCTCGCTGGTCGACCAGACAACAGGGGAGGTTAGGCCGGTCGAGTTCTTCGTGGCCGTGCTGGGTTGCAGTCAGCTCACTTACGCCCAGGTAGTGGCTACTCAGCGCAAGGAGGACTTCATCACCGCCCTGCAAAACGCCCTGCATTACTTCGGGGGCGTACCAGCGGCCATCGTGCCCGATAACCTCAAAGCGGCTGTGATTCGCTCGGATCGCTATGAACCCCAGATCAATGAGACGCTGGCTGACTTTGCGCTCCATTATCAAACGACGATCCTGCCGGCCCGGAGCGGTAAGCCCCGCGACAAAGCTCTGGTCGAAGGAGCCGTCAACATCCTCTATCGACGCATCTACGCTCCCCTGCGCAATGAGGTCTTTCATCGACTTGACGATCTCAATGCGGCTATCCGCCCCTTACTCGACGCCCACAACCAAATGCGCTTTCAGAACCGGGGCCATAGTCGGCAGTCGCAGTTCGAGGAGCGGGAGCGAATGCACTTGATGGGGTTGCCCAACACGGCTTATCTCATCAAACACTATGCGGGGAGCCGGGTTCAGAAAAACGGCCATGTACTGCTGTCAGAAGACAAGCATTATTACAGCGTACCCTATCGCTACATCGGCCAGTGGGTACGGCTGATCTACACGGCGTCAAGCGTTGAAGTCTACTGCCAGCACCAGCGTATTGCGACTCACCAGCGATTACAGGGACAGTACCATTACTCGACACTCAAAGAGCATTTGCCCCCAGCCCATCAGTGGATCAGTGACTGGAGCCCGGAGACGTTCGTCCGTCGGGCCGACCGCATTGGCCCCCAAACCCGGCAGGCCGTCGAAGCCATCCTAACGAGCCGGGCGCATCCCGAACAGGCTTATAAGTCGTGCCAGGGTGTACTAAGTCTGGAAAAGAAAGTGGGTAGAGAACGTCTGGAGCGGGCCTGCCAACGGGCGTTGTGCTACCAGAGCGTGAGCTACAAAGTCATCCGATCCATCATCGAACGCGGGCTGGATACGCTCTCCGATGCCAGTCCTGTCAGCTCAGTACCCAGCCATGAAAACATCCGGGGCGCATCAGCCTACCAGTAAAGCCGAGCCAATCAACACACGTACCAACTACAAAAGGGAATAAAAAGTATGAATAACCAAGCGACACTTGACCGACTACGGGACCTTAAACTGGTGGGCATGTATCAGGCCTTCGAGACCCTGCTTCGCCTACCCCTTCACCAGCAACCGCCTGCCGACGAACTGCTGGCCCAGCTTACTGAAGCTGAACATGAGTACCGTCAACACCGACGCACCCAGATGGCCATCCGGGCGGCCCGCTTTCGCTATCAGGCCTCGCTGGAAGAGTTGCACTACGGCCCTGGCCGCAACCTGGATAAGACGCTGGTGCTTCGTTTGGCCGACTGCCGCTTCATCGATCGAGCCGAGAATATCTTCCTGACGGGATCAACTGGCTGCGGCAAAAGTTACGTGGCTTCGGCCCTGGGCTATCAGGCCTGTCAGCTGGGGTATCGGGTGGGTTATCACAATCTGATCCGGCTCATACAGCGACTGCAACTGGCTAAAGCCGACGGCTCCTACCAGCGGGAGATGAGTCGTCTGGAGCGGCAACACCTGCTCATTCTGGATGACTGGGGCTTACAACCCCTTGATCAGAATGGCCGATTGGCCCTGTTACAGATCATGGAGGACCGGCATGGCAAGGCCGCTACGATCATCACCTCGCAACTGCCGGTGAGTAAATGGCACGAATACATCGACGATCCTACCTTGGCCGATGCCATCCTGGACCGGCTAACTCACAAGGCTCATCGGATGGAGTTGAAGGGTGAATCGATGCGACGCAAGCAAAGTCTTGCGGCTGAGAAATAAAGTGTACTAACTTTGAGCGGTTCCTACCCACAGGCGGGGTGGGTCAGTTTGCTCCGAAACGCCTGGGTCACTTTGTCCGGAATACATATGAGACGAAGGAGCATTTTCTTATCTGCTTCTGAAATGGGGCATTTTAGTAGACGTATTTTTTAATACTTGTCCAACAACATTATCCGTCCTATGCGACTGTTACATATTGATTAAATAGGGGCGTAGGGATAGGCCAAACAGGACGAGTTTGTTTCGGTAAATCCCAGTTCGCGGTTAACACTTATATAACGAATAAAAAAGATGGACCACTTTATCGTCTATTTTACCCATACTACTTTTACCATATTTAAATATTTACGTATCATTGTTATGCGTAAATAAAATGTATATGAGTATATCATTCTGGAAACACTATCCACAGTTAGATCAGGATGGGAGGATGCTGGCCCAGGCAACAATAGCCTATCAACAACGATTTCAGTTCGACTTCGTTAAATTAACCCCGGCAGGTACCTGGCTGGCCGTTTGTTACGGGGCGGTTGATGCTTGTCAAGGAGATCATCTGGGACGGCGGACCATTATTAAGCCCTGCGTAAACAATTGGCAGGATTGGCAACAACTGCCCTTGTTTGGCCATCCCTACTTCCCTCAGATGTTAACTCAACAACTTATCGCTTCCCGAATGGTCAGTCAGGCTATGGAGGAGGTTGACGTTTGTGCTACTGTATTCAGCCCCCTTTCTCAGGCCATCCAGATTGCGGGCCTTGATACGTTTATAAAACAGCTGGAGAAGTACCCGGAGGAAGTTGAAAAAGGCTTGACCCGAATTACCCGTAATACCAACTTTGTGCTTGATGAGTTAGCCGAATCAGGCATCAAACGCTTGTTTTACGTAATGCAACATACTCAGGAACATGTATTTCCAGCTACTCAGTACCACCAAATTGCGGCTCGTCATGACCTTGCCTGCCTAGGTTATTCTGCTTCTATTTTTAAGGATACCCTCGTTCATCTGCATGGCGAAAACGTATATTGGGGCTTATCATCGTCCATACGTGGGGTTCGAATTCATTATGGTATCCACCCGACCAATCCGGCACCGGTTGGCCTGGCCCAACAAGCTCAGCTACCGGTTGTAGCCGGCATTCCCGTCAGCGAATTAACGCGGATTACGTCTAAACAGCAAGCCCAACAATTACTGGAGCTACATTTCACTGATACAGCCGAACCGCTTTTGACGGGTAATTGTGTTTTGCCCCTTAACTTTTCGGATCAGCAAACGGACTTCTGGATACAATCCTTTTCACAGCTACTTAATTAATGCTACCGGTCCCCGCTTTAGATTACCAGGGCCCTACAACCCTTCCCTATACACCCTTGCCTGAGGACTACCTTACGCTCCCTTTATTTACTCTTTTTATTCGGCAGGTTCGCCAGCGACCCGATAAGCTAGCCATCTGGGATGGCGTTGCTGGTTATACTTACCATCAGCTTGGCCAGTATAGTGGTCGAATTGCCCAGACCCTGGGTCAATTGAAGCATAGGCAACAGCAGCCAATTGGCATATGGCTTGAAAACGACCGGCAGTTTATTGCCGTGATGCTGGCCGCTCTGGCCGTGGGCAGGCCTTACGTGGCTTTCGATGTTACCATGCCGTTAGCTTATAACTTAGCGTTAGCCAAACAAGCTAACATTGGCGATATGATCAGTATTGCAGCGCACAAAGCCGATCTACAAACGCTTGAGGCTCCGGTGCTTTATCTGGACATATTGCCAGAAGGGGGGAGTAGTTCCTGTTTCCAACCCACGGCGACAGGCGATAGCTTGGCCTATATAATTTATACATCAGGCACAACGGGAACGCCAAAGGGGGTGTATCAGAACCAGCGCAACCTGCTCCATGACGTCAGTCAATATATTGATTCCATTCATCTGTCGGCGCACGACCGACTTTCACTTTTGTACTCCCCCACAGTGAATGGTGCCCTGCGTGATATCTTTGGCACTTTGCTCACGGGGGCTACCCTGTACATCCGCAACCTACGCCATCATGGCTTAGCCTCACTGGCCGCCTTTATCACTACCTATCAGCTCACTATTTATCATTCAGTACCCTCTATTTTTAGAGCCTTTTTACTCACCGCCGGCTCCCAGACATTTCCCTCCGTCCGGTTAGTATATCTGGCCGGTGATCGGATCGTAAATCAGGATGTGGAGAGCTATAAACGGCATTTCCTCCCCCACGCTTTTCTTTATATCGGGATCGGTTCGACGGAAAACGCAACCATTTATCGGCAGTGGTTTGTTACGCATACTACCCGGATCGGCGATGAGCCACTACCTGTTGGCTATGCAGTTGCTGATCGAAGGATGTACCTGCAGTCGACGGATGGCTCGCCAACGCCCTTGGGTGAGACAGGCGAAATCGTCGTTGAAAGCGCTTTTATGGCGTTGGGATATTGGCAGAATCCGGCATTGACTCAAGCCACATTTACCCAAACCGAAAGTGGCCGCCAGTTCCGGACCGGCGACTTAGGTCGTATACGCCCGGATGGATTACTAGAATTTATTGGCCGAAAAGACCGACAAATCAAAGTAGCCGGGCATCGGATCGAACTAGCAGCGGTCGAAGCGGTCATTCGTCAGATCCCATGGGTACAAGATACCGTGGTTATTGGTCGGCCAGTCGCCAGCGAGTACGTATTAGTGGCTTACCTGGTGAGTAGAACCCCATCACCGGCAATGGATCAAGCGGCCCTGCTGGAGTACTGCCGGGCGCGGTTACCCGTTTATATGGTCCCTAAGCACTGGGAATCTATTGCTGAAATTCCCCTGCTGGCCAACTTCAAAGTGGATTTATCGGCCCTGCGGCGGCTGGATGCACAACGCACCCTTCAAGTAAACGCATCGTCGAGTGTGACTCCCGCGAATGGTTCTGCCATGACTACGGCCGGGATAAAACGGGTGTTGAAGGAAGCTTGGTGTGCCACCGGAGCAGGCTTACCAACCGCTTACGAGCGAAATGAAAGCTGGCGCAGTGGAGGCGGTTCTTCTCTGGACGCCGTTGCTTTCCTGCTTAAGCTGGAGGCAGCACTAAACGTGCAGATCCCGTCCGAGTGGATACATAGTCAGATGATTCCTTTGGCTCTTGAAAAGCAGTTGCTGAAGCGGGTTGGCCTTATGCCGGAACCTTTAGTTTCTTCAGTTTCTCGTCCCGTTATTTATTTTTTCTCGGCATTCGACGGTTTAGGGCCCGGCTCAGTTGAGCTGCTACGTGATTTGCAAACCTGGGGGGAGGTTAACCTGATCAGCTACCCAGATGTAACGGCTCTACGTTTCTTCGACATTGATTTTGAATCATATATAGCTACCCTCATGATCCAGATCGCCAGCTTGCCTCCAGCTCAGGTAATAATTGGGGTTTGTAGTGGAACCTATCCTGCTCATGAGGTGGCCCGTCGATTGTATCAACCCAGTGGTACTTCACCGGCTTTAGTATTGGTAGACTACTTTGCCCCCGGGCAGCAACCCATTACCAAGTTTGCCACCCAAGGCTTGGTCGGCTTATGGCGATCCATCCGAAGTAAAAGCCCCTACCAACTACTCCAAGCATTTAGTCGGCGATTTTTACCAAACCGGGTTTATCGTCAGTTGAAACAGTATCATCAGCAGGATCCCCGTCGGGCCTATAAAGTACTGGAACGGACGGTACGTCTGGCTTTTCTACCTCAACAGGTTTATTTATTACGCATGAGTGAAAATCATTTGGATGCAGATTTAGGATGGGAAGGCTATTGCGGAGCTCTGATTATAAAGTCATTTTCGTTCAGCCACAGGGGCATGTTAAGAGATGCCAACCACCGAAGAATTCTTGTCGACTCGCTACGCCATATCGAATCAGAACATCAAGTTTCAGTGAGGTAGAGTCTGCGTTACGATCCGCTTAAACAGGCCAATGCTTAACGAAGCAAGGCATGTTGATCGTCCGTTAGAAGTGGATTACGGTTCAGGGCCTGTAGCCAACTGCGTCAATAGGCGACTTCTACCCGTCTAAGCAGGTGCCCTAAACTGGTTCTTCTAACTCGTTGAATCCCATTTGTGGCTCAGCCCAGGAAGTAAGTTGTAGCTAACATAAACTAGCAACAGTTAATTAGTAATGAAATCACGGGAATCTAGACTTTCTGATAGCGGACTAAAACAGGCTATTAGAAAGTCTAGATTACCCGTGATCAGCTGCTCACAAATTGTTTTCTGAATGGCCATATTTTAGTCATCGTTAGAAATTACATAGTAACTACTGGTGCATTACTTGTCTTATAAATTGCTCCTCAGAGTGAAATGGAGGAGCTTGTTTTATGTTGTAACTGCTTCTTTGGGTGCGTTCTCTGAAACGGACCCTTTTTCCAGTTTACCAAATCAATCCCTAAAACGGCTCAGACTTTTACTAATTACAATACTCACTAATCACCTTATATGCCGGGGTGTAACCTAGCTCACCGGCTTTGGACAGATCCAGGCAGCCGCCGTTTTCGTCGCCCAGACTATGCTTGATGAGCCCGCGTACATAGAATACTTCAGCATAGCCGGGCTTTAGTTTGATCGCGCTGTTGCAATCGGTGAGGGCGCCCTTCTGGTCACCCTGGGCCGACTTGATTAGGCCCAGGGTGAAATACGCTTCGGCATAAGCCGGATTGAGTTCAATGGCCTTAGTAAGGTCTATAATGGCCGCTTTTGAGTCACCCTGCCTGTGTTTACTGACGCCCCGGCTGAAGTAGGCTTCGGCGCGTTCGCTGCCTAACTCGTTAATTTTGTCACGTTCCTGAACGACGTTCCGCAGGTTATCGAGGATAGCATGGCTTATCCGGCCGTTGTAAACCACTTTTGTCTCGACATAAACATTGTTTACCTCAATAGCCTGGTTGAAATCCTGAACGGCCCCTTTTTGATCGCCAAGTTTGCTACGGCAAAAACCCCGCCCATAATAGGCCCGGTAATGATCCGGCTTTAACGCCAGCGCCCGCTCATAATCAGGCAGTGCACCTTTATAATCGTCGAGCTTTCCTTTTGCATAACCCCGATGGAAATAGGATTCGCTGTCTTGCGGGCTTAACTCGATCGCTTTGTTAAGGTCGGTAATGGCACCAGTAAAGTCATTCAGTTCAACTTTCGATGTGCCCCGGCCTGCATAGGCTTGTGCCCGCTTTGGGCTAATCTCAATAACTTTCGTAAAATCAAGTATACTTCCGGCGAAGTCGTTCAATTTCTGTTTAGTGACCGCACGAGCGTAATAGGCATAGGCATTGACCGGCTCCAGTTCGATGGCTTTTGAGAAGTCGGTCAGAGCCCCCTGGTATTGGTCAAGGCGGCTCCGGCTAATTCCCCGGTTATAATAGGCCTGGGGGGCGTCTGGGTTAAGTTCAATGGAACGGCCGAAGTCGAGTATAGCACCACGATGGTCCTCCTGCCGACTTTTGCTAACGCCCCGACTGAGGTAAGCCAGGGCGTCTTTACTGTTGAGTTCGATTGCCTTGTCGTAATCGAGAATGGCGCCCCGGTGATCTTTTAAAGTAGCTTTGGCTAACCCCCGGTTGTAATAGCTGGGCGCATTTTCGGGGTTCATGGTAATGGCCATACTGAAGGCCTGGAGAGCACCGGTAAAATCACTTGATTTACTGCGGTTAACTCCACTTTCAAAGAACTCAACCGCAGTCTGTTGAGCAGTAACGGTCATAGAAAGACTGCTTCCCACAAATAGGCAAGCAATCGGCAATAAATGTCGCTTCATTTGTTCAATAAAAGTTATGGTGAGTTTTTTACTTCATGAGCAGTACCACTTTCTGGAGAAAGTATGCTATACGGCCCCTGGTCTCTGTTTAGTTTAGTCCTTTTTTAGTAGGTATAAGAGTAGTGTACAAGCACAGCCAAGTAGGTATCAAAGCGAAACTACGTGCGACTACTTTCCTTTCTGTAGCCATGTGATGGGTAAGCTGTTTCCGGTAATAGCTTATTATTAGCGATAAATGGTGTTATTGTTTGCTTGTCATAGCTATATATAACTATTCACAACACATTTAGGAAATAAATAATAATCATGCATAATATTGGCTTGTCAATGTTCATTTTCGGTAATATATAAACGACGTATAGGATAGAGGAAAACAGAATCTTCCCTATAGTCCCATAAAGACGCCGTTGGCCTTAATGCCGCAGTAACCCGGCAAACAATCCGTTGGGTGGGTATCCCTACCCTGATCAGGGGGTGACACAGAGAACTTGACAATGCTGGCTAGCCGGTTCAAGCCAACCCTGTGGGTGGGTTCCGATCTGTTCATCCGCTTAGCTGGCGGCTATCCGTATGCTGCGAACCGAAGTTGACAATTATTAAAATTACCATTTCTTCGAACCCTCTTTTCGTAAGTTCATCGCTTGTGGAGAGGATTCACGTACTTAGCATACATACACTCCGATCTTAATCGCTTTAAGCCAGATTGGGGCTTTTGGTTACCGATAACATCCTCGATATTACTGGTAATGAAAAGCCCCAATGGCCTACACATCCCTAAACAGCACTGCCTACTCTTTACGCCTATAAACGCACAAAATTTAATTGATTTCGATTTTCTAGTAAGTTACGGTATGTCAAAGGTAGGAGACGGAATACCTGGAGTGAATGATCAAAATCATACCTTGTCGAGAATCATATCATATCCTGGGTACATACGACCTACTCGTATCAAATAATGCCTTAAAAATAGATAGGCCTCTGGTAGACCATATGGGGGCTTATAGCTATCAGACGGATCAGTGCATAACCATCCCATTGGCTAACCGTCCTCACGCTACGAGTGGATTGAGCGGATGAACTTAGAAGCTATTAAGCTAATGTTAATATGAATACATATTCGGATTAATTGAAGTTACCCCTAAGTAACCACCGTCCATCAAGCATTCCATGTTCACCCAGGAAGTTCATCAGAAGAAAAGGATACCTGAAGAGGGCAATGACGACTAGTACCTCCCCCATGTAAGGCTGGCCCGTTTCGCAAACGGCCACGTACCGGCTAAAAGGGCCGTTGATACCCGTAGCAGGATAGATTTCCCAGAGGGTGCGGCCCAACAGCTCCTGGCGGGTATACCCGCTCATGCGCAGGCCCGCTTCATTGATCATGACAAGCCGAAAGTCGGAAATAACCGCTGACATCTTCTCTCGAATGGCCTCGAAGAAGGTAATCCCGTTGATGGATACCTCAAAGGCCTGTTGCAGGACTAGTTCCCGGCGAGCGGCCTGGGCATCGGCTTTCAGTTGGGTGATGTTATCGTAGGAAACGACTATGCTGTCTTCCATCAGCCGCACCACTGACACGTCAAACTAGTCGGTGGTGGTTTGTGCCGCCAGCTGGTATTGATACTCAAATCGGGCCGACTCGCCGGTTTGGATGATTTGGCAATAGTGATCGAAGAGCGTGGCTTTGACCTTAACCGGATAGAGCCAACTACATAATTGGCCCACCAGGTCGGTGGCGGGTTTATTAAAATCTCGCTGGGCAACGGCATTGAGTATGGTTAGCCGCAGGTCGGTGATGAGGCCACCGGTGCGGATAGCCTGATAAACCAATACCCCGTTTTGGGTTGCCCTAAGCACGCTGGCTAGCAGGGCCTGAGCGGATTGATTAGTCGTCGACATGTTCCTGATTCCTGTTGAGTGAGTTGATCGTCAAACCGGCCCATAGGCGTCTATAAGTACGAAAATGTCAATACTAGGTAAGGTGGTTTCCGCAAAAACATTGGTTATCAATGGGTAATGCTGGTAGATGAGTGGGAAAAATCAAGTAGGGTCCGGTAACCTGATCGTTTGTCAGGCGAGTCGTCAGTGGTGAGCGGACCGATCGCCAATCGGGTTGTTTTTTCTAGTTGCTAAGCGTGTTATAGAAATCATCCAAAGATTATGACAAGTAGGACCATTCTTATGAAATGCTGATTTATAAATATCTATTGATCTCGAACGGTCGTATTTAGCTCCATCAAAAGCACAAGCTCTAGCCATTCATAAACAGTAGGTAGGTCTTGTACTTTTTGTCGAATCATTTAAGTTAGTTCCTTGAAGAGGGTGGTCCACTGGTAGCAGTGACCGCGTATCGCAGAATTTCGTTGATCTGCTCGGCTCCCAAGTTCGCCGACTTTATATCTACCTCAACCCCTTCTGTGGGGTGCTGCTTCAATGTAATACTGATCCAAGCGTCAGCTTCGATCAGTAGCTTAACGGTATTTTGTAGGTGCTGATCGGGGTGTGCCTGGCCTTCGATGAAAAACACTGGTTTGATTGGTTCCATTACTTTTTGATTTATTAAGTGCAAACTACTCCACAGTCAATAGTTTGTATTGTCTATTAAGTTATAGGCGATGGACAGTCGTTGATAAATAGTAAAATAAGCCCTGTCTGATAAAACACAACCATTTAAAGATGACTTACCATACTCAATATGAGAAATATTTTCCCAAATGCGTGGATATCGACCTAAACTACCTGATATACTGAATTATAGTCAAGTTACTGGTTTGCGACAAGATGAAGAAAACCCGTGACAATATGATTTATAGAAAATATAGCTATAACTCTTATTTGTACTAATTTTGAGTTATAGAATCTAAGCTTATAACTCATGAAATGGATTTGGCAATTGCCAAACTGGCCACTGTTCACATTTGATATAACAAAGTTTACTCACTACGAGAGAGAATTCCATCGAAATGTTGGGGTGATCATAGGGTCGTTAGCGGCCATTTCTGACGCAGATATTGACGAGTTACGGGTTACTTTATTAAGTAATGAAGCGTTTGATACCTCAAAAATTGAAGGGGAGATTTTAGACCGTGACTCTGTTCAGTCATCGATCCGCAAACAATTAGGCTTACAAACGGATGGGAGAAGGGCGGGACCAAAAGAAACAGGTGTTGCTCAAATGATGGTAGACGTAGTTCGAAGTTATCGTGACCCACTTGTCCAGGAACGCCTATTCTTGTGGCATAAAATGATCATGAATGGCAGAATCGACCTGGAAAGGATTGGGGGCTATCGGACTCATGCAGACCCGATGCAAATCGTATCAGGCCGCTTAGATATGCCAAAAGTATATTATGAGGCTCCTCCATCTGATCGTGTGGAAAGGGAAATGAATCAATTCATCGATTGGTTCAATCGAGCTGCTGAAGCGCAAATGCCAACGGTTGTTCATGCTGGTATGGCCCATTTATATTTTGAATTGATTCATCCTTTTGAGGACGGCAATGGGCGAATAGGTCGTATCATTGCCGAAAAGGCATTAGCCATCGGTGCCAGACAATCATTGATCACCTCTTTATCTAGTACGATCGAGCGAGACAAAAAAGCCTACTATCAGGCGTTAGAGCGGGCCAATACCTCTTTGGACATCACAGAATGGCTCATCTATTTTTCCGAAAAGATTCTGGAAGCCCAAGTTTATGTTCAACGAATGATCGCCTTTATTGTCTATAAAGCTCGGTATTTCGAAACCTTCAGTGGCCAGCTAAATGATCGCCAGATCAAAGTAGCGTTACGTTTGTTTCAGGAAGGGTTAGAGGGCTTCAGGGGAGGCTTAAGTGCAGAAAACTACATTCGGATCGCAAAAACGTCAAGAGCTACGACTACCCGGGATTTGGCCGAGATGGTTGAACTAGGCGCCCTGAAAAGGCATGGGAAGCTACGACACACGCGTTATTATCTTCCGTTACAGGAAGTAGCTGAAAAAGAATCTTAATTTGAGTTGGTTGGTAGACCAGCACCATTCAGAGTGAGTACAGCAACCAATGTAATCACTACCCTTGCTGTGATCGTTGTTTCAATGCTATGAGCATCGAAGCCGACCGCAAGCCAGCAGATATACCTTAGACAGCCATCGTAAAATGATACCAGATCAGTAAAAGCACCTCTTCATGAGCTGAGGACTTCTGATTAGATCTATTGCTTCAATACGATGATGGTAAACAATTATTCAAGGCTATGCAACTAACTGAATACTAATCTCATCTCTTCGAAAATGATCAATATCAGCCCGTACTTTTAAGACCGCTTCACCGACGGACGGCCGCTGCCGTTCAAATTCTTCTATGTTATTTGGCTACGCCCGTGTTTCGACCGCCCCGGCGGCCCGGTCAAGATCAGAACTTATCCCTCCAGTTGGATGACCTTAAAAAAGCAGGCTGTCAAAAAATTTTTCAGGACCGGGGTGGCGTCCCACAAGGTCTCCTCGGCCAAAGTACGACCGCAACTTTTAAAGTTATTAGAGGTACTTCGAGAAGGAGACACCATCATAGTTTGGAAATTGGATAGGCTAGGTAGATCGCTCAAAGAACTGTTTACGTTGATCAATGACTTTCAAGCTAAAGACATTGGCTTCCGTAGTCTAAATGATGCGATTGATACCACTACAGCTCAAGGCCGCTTAGTGTTTAATTTATTTGCCTCGCTGGCCGAGTTTGATGGCACCGGCCACCCGGCGTGATATGATCCGGGAACGAACTAAAGCCGGTCTAGCGGCAGCTCGTGCCAGGGGACGAGTAGGCGGCCGACCAAAGGGACTCACAGTTGAGGCCCAAGCGAAGGCACGGGCCGTCAAATCCATATACGCACTCAAAACGCATACAATTCTGGAGATAGGTCAGCTGTTTCACTTAAGCCGAGCAACGGTATATCGGTATTTAGCTTGGAAGGAAGCACACAAAGATTGAGTAGTGAAGGACATTGCTTCATAAAACGGGTGTGGCTGTTGCACAACTCTGCTTCCAACATCGATTTTTCAGCGGCTGAATTGGCGAATGAGATTTTCTACCATTGTCTACCCTGCTTAGTTGAGAAAAAGCACGCCAAAGCCCAGAAAAGTGTCCCCAGAAGCCAATGACCAGTCCACCTTTAGGGCTATGGCCTGGCTGACAATAGACTTGGGCGTGAACTTCATATACTTCTTCAGATTGAAGGCAATAGCCGCCATTAGCATCACCTTGTGAGCCCCGGCTTTGCCGCGTACATTTAGTTTGCGTATGCCGTAGTGCTCCACTAAACTCCCTAAGACCGGCTCAACCGTCTG is a window of Spirosoma linguale DSM 74 DNA encoding:
- a CDS encoding filamentation induced by cAMP protein Fic (PFAM: filamentation induced by cAMP protein Fic~KEGG: avi:Avi_7373 hypothetical protein), whose translation is MKWIWQLPNWPLFTFDITKFTHYEREFHRNVGVIIGSLAAISDADIDELRVTLLSNEAFDTSKIEGEILDRDSVQSSIRKQLGLQTDGRRAGPKETGVAQMMVDVVRSYRDPLVQERLFLWHKMIMNGRIDLERIGGYRTHADPMQIVSGRLDMPKVYYEAPPSDRVEREMNQFIDWFNRAAEAQMPTVVHAGMAHLYFELIHPFEDGNGRIGRIIAEKALAIGARQSLITSLSSTIERDKKAYYQALERANTSLDITEWLIYFSEKILEAQVYVQRMIAFIVYKARYFETFSGQLNDRQIKVALRLFQEGLEGFRGGLSAENYIRIAKTSRATTTRDLAEMVELGALKRHGKLRHTRYYLPLQEVAEKES